GCTACATATAAAGCATATGTTACCATTTTCTATCAGAGGTTTTTTACTTTCTCGGTTCCACTTCATCTTTCATTTGAAACAAAAATGcaccacaaaataaaaaaaaacccaTAAATTCTTGAAGATGGGTTTCAAGAATATATTCTTGATCTTTTCTTAGGTTGAGGTGGAAtttgaatttgaagtttatgagttcTGAATATGAAGTTTTCGAGTTTTGAGTTTATTAGATATATTATGCATAGATTTCTCAATAAATATAGGGTTTGGACCAATATTACTAGGTTCTGATCAAGTACTTCTCATGCTAGATCTGCCCTTGGTTATAAGTTTATACATTTTTGTGGTGGTTCAAGTCAAGAAACTTGTGGAGCCAAAACAATGTTCTATATGAGGAAGGTTCAAGTGGATTTTGATTTTGCAGCAATCAAGATATTTGGAAAGCTAATGCAGATGCAAATGGCTTGCTTTTCACATTTTGTTCTTTGCACTTATTTTTCTGTTTTGGTGtgtatttgattttttattgTGGTGTTTAATTTGGCGGCGAAAGGCGGTGGTTTGTGGTGGTGATATTGGCGGGGACGGCTCAATCTTCTTTCACGGTACCAATATTTATCTATATCATCTTTATCTTGATTTTATCTAGTGAAAAATACATTGTAAATGTTTATTATGCAGCAGCATTACATTTCTTTTTGTCGTTGTTCAATGATTTTCTCATTCTATAAAAAATAcaaccaaaaaggaaaaaaaatttctATGTTTTGCTGTTTTGCACGATTTTGGCTTTGTGAGTTCTGCATTCTAGTAGTTCTTATTTTATAATAACTTCCATTAAtgcaatcaatttttttttttcaattctcttttttgttctctcaattgctttGACATTGGGTTTCTCTTACGGCACTAACAATCTAGTCTAACGTACTGAGAGTACTTGAGTTAGCGAATAGTAACTATACAGATATCGGTTGCATAgacttacgtcgcccttccaaggaatcttaGGAAGGCACTGAAATCTCTGGAAGGCACCGCGTAATAATATAGATTTTCCTAACATAAATACGTAATTTGAGTGACTATACTCCTTAATTTGTGGATCTTGGATGTGCCATAGATGAACATGCAGATAATGACCCAACATAAGCTAGTAGCCATGCAAATTACTAGTTTTAGACTTGTTAGAATAGGATAACAAAGTAGCACTAACATAGGCTATTTTCATAAATGTACATTTACAAACATAAACACAAATAGTGTACTGTGTTTGTACATCTGTATGGAAGGGGACAGGTCAGGGAAATAGTACTAAGGCGTTGGGGACTTTGGGTCAAAAGTTAAAAAAGGGGATGACCTCGTTGCTTCTAATTCTATCATCACAGTCATGCTTAAATTCTGTGTTTTTcaatattttcttataaatttaAGTTATACAATATAGTGATAATATAAATATCTACTTTTGATAATCGTGATGTTCGGACTAATCTACGCACATTTCAATTAGTTTCACATAATAGCTGCACCTTCCACGGACTCAAATATTAGATAATTTTATTTACTAAGACTTTGAACAAATAGAAAGAAATTATCTAATCATGTTTTTCCTTTAGCTGGACCCGAAAATCTCATGGTTCATATAGTccacttattattttaattatgatATTATACCAATTAATGTTTGTTATAagaagggcagcccggtgcactaaaaATCTTATATTTATAAATCTTATGACAAACATTAAAAAGAGCAGCCTAGTGCACTAAGATCCCGTTATGTGCGGGGTTCGGGGAAGGACTGGACTACAAGGATCTATTATGCGCAGCCTTATCTTGCAAAAATACACGGTAAGgttgcatacaatagacccttgcgGTCTGGTCCTTCCCCAGATCCCGCTACATAGAGGGAGCTTAGTGCATTGAGTTGCCTTTTTTAATGTTTGTCATAAGATTTGTAATCATAagatttattacataaattaGTACACATAActtaaactttttttttaaaatgtgttTTGCATTTCGGTTTTCCCGTGGACGTGAATTTGGGAGTGATTTGTTGCTAATTTTCCGcatctttttccttttgtttagGAAATTTCCTTACAATGCTTTAGGAAATTTCCTTCATGGTTCTTGACCTAATGAGAATAATAGTTGCGAGGTTGGTTTAAGTGTGCCTCAAGTTGGAAATATCACTAGTTAAAATTGTATTGATAGTTagtgggcatttggacataagaattttaaaattttgaaaaaatttaagtgaaaatggtagttgaaaattagagttgtgtttggacataaatatatttttttgttgtttttaaatttttgtgagtgatataagtaaaaattttgaaaaacagttttttagattttttttcaaattttcaaaaaattccaaaaccatcttcaagtaaaaattaaaaattttatggccaaatactaatttttaagaaaaaataaaaaaagagaaaaatttcaTGAACAAACGGGCTCTTAATGTACCAAGAGATTGGAAAAAAGTTATGTTTAAAATATAAAGGGATTATCTGCTATACTTAAAAACTtattttatatcaaattaatGAATGCAAGATACATATATTTAATACATCATGTTAAGTGATTTGAATTGTTATATGATCTAGAACACCAACGCAAATAAGTATTTGTCATGTTCTATCCACAGGGCCAAAGATAGACACTCGGTCCCATCGGGCTAGAATCCGAGATCCGAATATCCGTCCTCGAGAATATTGAGTCCATGATCCTGGAATTAATCCTGACTTTGAATGAGCTTGAGGTAACGTTGTCGGTGTAACCCATAGAAGATCGAAATAATATAAGGCCCAAATATCCATAATCGGCCGGATCTTGCGGCGGGattctcggcacgtatcaataatAAATCAGGAGATTTTTATCtattatagaattgtacctaaagtagctAGGGTTCCTCCGCTATATAAAGGGGGCTTGATCACTTAtaaaacacattgtaacacgcattccaaagcaatatattattttttttcactAAACTCTTATTTTATTTGTGTCCTGATATCGATCGAAGTTCATCCAATTCAAGGGTGGCTAACCTCCCAAACTGTTCAATTCGTattgtttgattttattttatcacTGTATATTTCAATTGCAATTCAATTCATCGATGTGCTAAGTTAattcatgtatccttaaaaccatttacaaatttaactgttatccgattttgagggtaaacgtACCCCAGTTCAGTCAACCATGTCAATTATTTTTAGTAtcattgtttgaccaaaaagtataaaactttttgttaaactaattaaataaaaagatgAGGGGCTAATCCTAGATAAAGATAATAAACTTGGATCTAAAATAAATTTATGCAGATAACGTGAGACCacgtaaaaaaaaaatttaatgcaATACACATTAAATGTTATGGCCATTAATGGTATGAAGataatgataagcaataaatacaATAAATGATACTAAATGTAAATagagagaatgattcacccaatattgaatgaggtggatgattcctTTTTCTGACAATGATATAAGATTAATGATTATGGGAATATTGGATAGTTTCTCCAAACTGATGTGAGAAATGTGGATAAACAACCAATCGAATCTCTTTGGAAAAGCAATGTTTGTATTTTACTCGAGAGTCAACTTTTCAAGAGAGTTCTTATCCTATAGAATATTACATGCCCTTCATCTTCTCTCTAcatttctatttatatgggacataccCTTAATCTGACCTAAAGTATACACACAAAGAATATTCAATGGAATATTCTCCCAAGTATCTTATTACAAAACTAGTCGTTATCATTGACTTAAACATTTGACCTCGACCATAACCAACAGCTCGGCAGTGAATTCCTTTAATCATTTATGCGACCTCGACCCAATGGCCTCTTAATAATTTCTCCTCGTGCCGGGTTTCcttggtcagattttgacccatacagtcgTAGCACAGGTGCTtaatgaaatttttttaaaacgGAACTCATgcaaaatggaaaaaataaaaagagaacaatttgtttttctttgttcttatttttcttgTAACCAAATTAAGAAAAACAGACCGAGATATGTGAAGTAAATAATTGACCCGCAAttttaataccctttttttttttttttttttggtgcacTCAATTTTAATATCCTACCTCTCTTTTCTGAGTACTGAAAAGTATAATTGCCATAGTAGATATAAAATTACTACAGAAGTCGGTGCCTTTGAGGATAGACTAGATTTGATAGCAATAAGTATTTGTCAGAGTCAGGCAGGCCCAGCATTTATTGTTGATTTTACAATCCACAGTAGAACTGTGAACAATTCATTTCTAATACTatcaaaaaattaaataaattataactataTGCTGAATGGACCTGGCATTGTTGCAGACTGAATTCATATCGTTTCTGTAGAATCAATAGTAGATTATAGTGATATGCCAGTGACTTTTAGCCCGTTTGGCTAAGCTggaaaaattagcttattttgataagtatttttttttaagattacttctcacaaaagtacttttgacgagaagcaatttgtgtttgactaattagtttgaaaagcacttctgaacagcaattagtatttggccaagctttaaaaactacttctaagtgtattttttttcaaaagtgtttctcaaaaaagtacttttagagagaagttacttttttctgcttctccgaaactgcttctgtttctcctcaaaaacactttttttccttccaaaagcttgaccaaacacctcaatttttggccaaaaatactttttgcaaaaaaaaaaaaaaagcttagccaaacaggctattagtatGCTATATTAGACCGATAGAACTTTAAATTAAACCGATggaatttttttccaaaattggAAGAAGAAAGTCAAAAACAATATAATATTAATAACCACCCTTCAATTTCAACTAACATAGAATTAGCAAAGGCCATAAGAACAAATGAAAACATTATTAACTACGCCTTAGTCTCAACCAAGGTAGAATCAAACTAATACTGCCTACGACTGACTGACAATAACTCATCAAAGTGTCACATTTAATACGCAAAAAAGTGTGCATAAAATAAGAGAACACAACAAATTACATATGTGAAAATACTCCATTCTGACCTATGACATCTAATTTAAGCCTCTATAATTTGATCTTCTTCATCTTTGGCTGCTTATCTTGGCTACCACTTGAAGAATTCTGATTACCTTGAGAAATTGGAGTGACGTTTGTTTCCAATTTATTTTGGTCAGCATCGGAACTATACGAACAACTTCCAGTGAACAACATTGTTGAGTAGCTTGAGGAAGGCCAAGGACCAAAATCAGCAATATCATTTGAAATATCACTACCTATTTCATCCCCCATATAAGCACTAATATTATCAAAATTGAGATATATGGACGGATCAAATCCATctaaatcagagttttgagaaatggaggaaaaagtGCCAAGATTTTCCATAGCATCATAATAGGGTAGTGGAGGTAAATTTTGGTACATGGTTGAAATGTTTGAAGTTTCGGTATTATTTTCTGGTGAAGACTGAACTGACCATCCTTTGCCGACTGCAATTACATCGCTAGTAATTTTAACAAAACCAGAGTTGGAATTTGGAGTTTCCTGGGAACTATTATCATGATGAGATATATAATTAGGATTATGGTGGATGGGAAAAGTATATGGTGATTGATCAAAATTTTGGTTGAATGGAAGGTTAGGGTTTGGAGTTTGTGGTGGAATATGATGATTACATTGTGTCAACATAACTACTTGGTCATCATCCTTCACTCTGCCATTATCGTAGATCACACAAATTATTAGCTCATTCATTGtctacaaaaagaaagaaaagatccAAAATTATGAAAATTCCAACTGcatactaaaagaaaattgaaaagaattGAAAGCAAGAGAAAGAAAGTTACCCCATTGAATAGTGGACGAGGATGATGATTTTCTGGTAATCTAAACTCCTGCATAAGCCAAGAAGTTTTTGTGCCTTTGGATTTCTTTTGACCTTTATATTCATAGTAAACAAGGTTAGTTTTTGTTCCAATGATAGCTCCATTCTTCTCCCTATGATCACTACGTGCTTGTGAGGCTTTCCAAAACCCTTCATCAGAATATATCTTTCTCTggattttctttccattttcataCTTATTTGTTAATGGAGTAAAGAAGTACATACGTCCTTCGCTATGTTTAATAGCAAACCCtaacacccaaaaaaaaaaatctcagaTTAGTATACCAATATCATTCTTGAACAATAATTATTAGGAAAACAAAGTTAAATATTATCATGTACAACTCGAAATTGAGCAACTTTTCCCCGTTAGACTTTTGGTTTAATAATCATTAGAAAAAAAGTTTCGGTTTTTGCCCTTGACCCCTGACGCCAACCAGAGGGTACGTGTCGAAGAATTTGGACACATGGAGTCAGGGGCGGGGCTAGAGCTCCGGACACGAGTTCAGCGAACCCAGTAGCTTTAATCCAAATTCTATATTtgtctttaaaaatttattgaatatatacaaattattaatttagaacccagtaacttagaATTAGTAATAGAATCCCGAACCCATTATCTTTAAATTATGGCTCCGCCACTGCGTGGAGTACTCGACCAATTTCATGTTAGAGCTTTGTTAATGGCAAGGGCTATATACGAGACAGTTTGTTAACAAAAGGGTATGAATGGACTAAACTATAACAGAGAACAAACTTGATCATCAAGTTCGGATAATACAAAGATAAATTAATATGAActcaacaacaagaagaaaaatcTAAGAAACTCAATTTAGTACACAAAATTATCATTCGTGATCAACAATAGTCTTCAAGAAAAGTTGTGTAATTGTAATAGCTAGGGTTAGGAAAATATACCAGATAGCTCTTTAGGGTCATACTTATAAATATCAAGCTCATTGATAATTCTCAGATATGAATTCAGTTCTTCATCCGTCGGCTTGAATCTGACGCCTTGTGGCAATTTTTTCTTCCATTCATATCCGTTATCTGTTGTAGCCATAGCCATATCAATGCAAGAATTTTTTTAGAAACCCTAGAATACGGATTGTAGTGAGTTGTTTTATGTTTTGAGATATAATGGGGAGCTAGGGGGAAGTACTGTGTATTAATACCGCTAAGTTTTTTCGTAATCTAACTTAATATATGATTTGGATTAGTACGCAATTATCTCGTTACCAATTATAACTTCATCTGTATGACTTATTACTAAGTTAATTTGGACAATCTTTTGTTCGAAAATAGACAATAATGTAATAGTTAGGGTTTGTATGTAGCAATACTCTATGTCTAAATATCAGGttcaagaaaaagaaatcatctattagtaaaaaaaaaaggataactatatgggtcaaaatctatCGTTAGAATATTTAAGCCAAGATAGTACTAGGGGAAGAGTTCCCAAGTCGTCGTTTGTCGAAATGGCCCAAGAAGCGGCGAAGTATGTGGTCGAAATTTATACAGTTTGCAGCTACAAGATGTAAATAGTTTCGGCTGCGGACTAAAAGTGATCTTTGCCCAATTTAAAGTCTCGTGTATTTTATTTACCAATTTTTCGTATTATTTTTTTAGTGATCTTCAGTCCCATGAAAGATACAAATGAATCGATAAATTAAAAACTCGAGATCAATATCTCTACAAATAACATATGATATAAGGAAATACAAATCGTCTTGATTCATTGTCTCAACACTGtaattaaaacaaaaatttaatatTAAACACGTTACCGATATAGAAAGTTTTCAATCCTTTTAAACAGACTAATTGAAAAATAGTGTTACTCCATATATTAACAACACTATATAATTATGGAAATTCCGAACATAGACGGGCAAACGAGTCAAGTAAACATGAGAAAGAAAtcattgtatttattttattcaaatgagaaaaaaaaaacaaatgttaATGTAAACTTTTATTTCATCTATCTACAATAAATTGTCCCAATAGCCAATGCATACTCTCCTAAACAAATACCTAAATCACATTTGGAAAATACTTAAATAGGAAGTGTTATCAGCCAAATGAGAAGCTCCTTCTCAGTAAGTGGATGGAATATTGATATGCACACTTCCTATGTAAGAATTTTCCATTATCTCCTCATCAGCtacatatttttttcaaaaatattgatCTGATATATCAATTTTTCTTGAGTAATTAAGCATCAAAATCAAATTGCAAAAGTGGCTGCATGAAGGAGTTGATCTCATTAAAAATATTCATATCCTCTCCTTGGTCATgaccaaaattaccaaattctTGAATGTTAAAATAGGTTTTTATATCCTCAGGAAAATTACTTTGTAGTGGATCAGAAAATTCAACAGATTCGGGCGGCACTTAGCTGCCAATGTCATTTCCATCATTTCTTTGAATTTTGTAGACTGGAGCAATAGCCCGAGGGCTGACGTGGAAGAAGGTGGTCGGGTTTGAGATACCGAGGCATCGGGCATGGTGGTGTTCGAGGTAAGTTGGAAGTGGGAATAAATTAGAGTCGTAAAGGCAGAGGTAGAGGTGACCGTGGTCGTGGTCGATCCAATACTATGATTTGGAGTTGGGATCAtattagtcaacattagggtttggTTGATCAAtggtattgttgttgttaggTTTTAGTAAAGGTGTTAAACGGGCTGGGTTGGACCGGTTCTGGACCGGCCCAGACTTGAAATCCGGAACCGGCCTGGACCAGTAATAGGGGGCTGGGCTGGCTGGGTagggggtttggggggggggggttggctCGGTTTAGTTGGCCCAAATGGGTAACCGAAATCGGTTGAACCGGTAGAGTGAATAGTACCTCTTACCGGGTTAACCGGCCCGGACCGACCCGGTtcaaacggctattttttttttaatttttcgaaCTAGTGGCCCCACAGACCGTTGGCAACTGTCAGACCATGTTTTGGTCCGTTGGCCAACGGaaatattgcacaaatagcctattttttttttaatttttaacccttttttaatttacaaaactaaccttctctaaaactatagaatatgtttaatgctgctaaaagttttaatttacaaaactaacTTTGTCATTCggaatttgaagtttgaactttgaacaatGAAGTTCAAAATTGAAATACTTGCTTGACGTTTGTTCGTCATAACATTGGAATTGCCTAATCAAGTGCTCAATTTATTGTcgaattcggtgcactccctccaactctttctcttatttactattttaattgcatatttaattttagcttatactttaatttttacaatatgtttaatgctgctAAAAGAGCGTGTAAAAGAGTTACTGGTAGGGGTAATAAAAAAAGAGGTAGTCCTTCAGCATTTGGTAGTAATAGTAATAACCCATTATCATTTACACATGTTTCCGAATCATCGCCTAATGATAATTTagatatagattatgaacaattacaaGAAGATTTTGAAATAGAAGATAATGAAATAGGAATGGAAGATGAGATACCAGCTACACCTACTAGTGTTGGAGTTGGTAGTGTTAGGGTTGCTACAAGGGGTGGTGGTCGTGGCACTAGAAGTAGACCACATATGGCTCCGACTACTAATcgtagaaaaagaagtaaggtttggaatttttttgaaataatagaaggtattgatagagttaaatgcaaactttgtaaagGTGATTTTAAACATTTGACCGGAGGAAATTTAGGGGCGACTGGGACGCTTaggtttggaatttttttgaaataatagaaggtactgatagagttaaatgcaaactttgtaaagGTGATTTTAAACATTTGACCGGAGGAAATTTAGGGGCGACTGGGACGCTTAGTAGACATACGAGAACTGAGCATCCCATAGAATGGGGCGCTGATGGTGATGGAAATCAAACAATTCTTAACCTTACTACTGGAGGTCtagtgaaatatgataaaatgaaggatcgtgaggagttagcaaaaTGATTGCTTTGagttgtctacctttttcttttgcttcttcattatatcttattatgtatattcaaaggaattacaatcctttatttaaaggtatccctagaagtacttgtagagctgatatctttagacttcatggacaatatcaaatatacatacgttatttgtttagCCACCTTTCTTGTAGAGTTTgtctaacttctgatattggccatgctgttaatgaaaatgattatttgacaattacatatcattggatagatgatactacttgtatgcaaaaacgtattatcgcttttagatatgatgaagatcagagCCATACTGCTGCGTTATAAGTAGTactatttgtgaagttgttgaattttataatataaagcaaaaagtattgtgtatgtcttttgataatgcttctaacaataataccgcaatttcaatattaaaactgcATTTGCAACCACCTCTTGATGAAAattttcatgttaggtgtgcatgtcatgtttgtaatttaattattaaaagtggccttgatttattttcaactgagattactcatgttagaagagcagttggtgtaattcaaggaaataatagacaatctagaataaaggaatttaagaataagtgtgtccagtataaccttaaacccagattcatgccagacgaaattgttactagatggaattatacatatatatttttaaaatgttgctacaaatatagattcccaataactgaaattgctaatgcgcattgtactgatccaaatCGTATATTAACAACTAGTACTTGAGAGGTCATTagtgatgttgttaaatttttacataaatttatacaactactgttgagttttctggagcatattaccctactgttactatggctttagtacatatagctgaaatttcttttctactctctgagtttaagaagaaagaaaaatataaggatgttgttgaaaaaatgcaagcaaaattcaaaaaaaattctttccaATTCTTctgatttacttaattggtgctgttttaaatccttctattaagatgtctgattgtccccaattaatgaatgctttatatacttatatggagattggaccaactgaaacccccgatttatatacttgtatgaacaagctaaatgaatatttacaacaattatacaattattatgcaaatgtaaTTGATGATGCTGCTCTTAATGCAGGCAATGTTAATCCAACTATGTACTGTACCACTTCTGCTACTGTAGATGATGAAGAAggccttgatagttttaatattttttctacattttctaacactcaaaccagtagcaggaacattgatgaacttcaattctacttgcagaagcaaaaagagcctcgcacaaaggaattttcaccgttgggatggtggcatgaaaatggaaagcaatttcctgttcttttcgctatgggttgggacgtgctgaatgtgccaatttcTACTGTTGCATCGgagagtgcatttagccaagcaagacaacaacttggagacacccgtcactcattgggaagcaatgctttggaagttttagtatgtttcagagattggattagatcggaacaaagaaatcaaggacgtgAAGATTTTGATAGTCCAGAAGACGAgaaacttggagatatattaacacgTGGTAATCCAtccgaatttaacactccagaagaaggtcaatcagttcatattgattatgaaaaACTttctaaggcaatgcaaaacctttgaatttacttaTTGTTAAAAATGTAAatctttcaatttgtaagtttgaattatgaaataaatgtagcacttgcaacAAGTGCATTTTTTCCCATCTTCCTTGTATTCTTTATGTTAATACTTTGTACTAATATAAcctacaatagttatacaaaattccaaaaaaaaatttaaaaatacactAAACCCGGCCCGGCCTGGCCCCCTCAACCCGTAACCCCAACGGTTCaatttttacccggatgaacACGAACCCGTTAAACCCGTTAAGAACCAACTCGAAACCGGCCCGGACCGTAACCCGTACGGGTTCAAAAAATAGTGGCCCGGCCCGGCTCACCGGTTTAACACCTTTAGGTTTTAGCCATTTGATGTAACGGCTAAGGTCAAAATTTATCACAGCATTCAGTCCACTAT
Above is a window of Nicotiana tabacum cultivar K326 chromosome 8, ASM71507v2, whole genome shotgun sequence DNA encoding:
- the LOC107815311 gene encoding NAC domain-containing protein 86-like, with product MAMATTDNGYEWKKKLPQGVRFKPTDEELNSYLRIINELDIYKYDPKELSGFAIKHSEGRMYFFTPLTNKYENGKKIQRKIYSDEGFWKASQARSDHREKNGAIIGTKTNLVYYEYKGQKKSKGTKTSWLMQEFRLPENHHPRPLFNGTMNELIICVIYDNGRVKDDDQVVMLTQCNHHIPPQTPNPNLPFNQNFDQSPYTFPIHHNPNYISHHDNSSQETPNSNSGFVKITSDVIAVGKGWSVQSSPENNTETSNISTMYQNLPPLPYYDAMENLGTFSSISQNSDLDGFDPSIYLNFDNISAYMGDEIGSDISNDIADFGPWPSSSYSTMLFTGSCSYSSDADQNKLETNVTPISQGNQNSSSGSQDKQPKMKKIKL